Proteins from a single region of Pleomorphomonas sp. T1.2MG-36:
- a CDS encoding MarR family winged helix-turn-helix transcriptional regulator yields MTEHSRTPAGDALTGLILTLFRANNLTLTWGDRMVAPLGLTSARWQMLGAIAYARRPRPVAWLARDLGANRQNVQRIVNELEKDGLVAFEPNPHHKRAHLVVLTDKGRQAYEKALRLYTPRAAALADGLATEDIATARRVLDTLRARLEAEDEGTER; encoded by the coding sequence ATGACCGAGCACAGCCGCACGCCCGCCGGAGACGCCCTCACCGGGCTGATCCTCACCCTGTTCCGGGCCAACAACCTGACGCTGACCTGGGGCGACCGCATGGTGGCGCCGCTGGGCCTGACCAGCGCCCGCTGGCAGATGCTGGGCGCCATCGCCTATGCCCGCCGGCCGCGCCCCGTGGCCTGGCTGGCGCGCGACCTCGGCGCCAACCGGCAGAACGTGCAGCGCATCGTCAACGAGCTGGAAAAGGACGGCCTCGTCGCCTTCGAGCCCAACCCGCATCACAAGCGGGCCCACCTCGTGGTGCTCACCGACAAGGGGCGGCAGGCCTACGAGAAGGCGCTGCGCCTCTACACGCCCCGCGCCGCCGCCCTGGCCGACGGCCTCGCCACGGAAGACATCGCCACCGCCCGCCGCGTGCTGGATACGCTCAGGGCAAGGCTGGAAGCGGAGGACGAGGGAACCGAGCGGTAG